The following proteins come from a genomic window of Tepidiforma thermophila:
- a CDS encoding ABC transporter substrate-binding protein, with the protein MTRFRRFILMPGLIAAAMLLVAACGGDDDDTGSAESGSRPNPTATAPLAGAAPSPTATPASAFPVTIEHEGRSVTIKDRPKRIVALSNDVADIALRLAGPERVAALPASNGTPSLAAGAAMAGSVATKLPPGTNPEPEQILSLKPDLVLITTRHGGEQDAAKLLEQVNVPLLIFAHWGKPEEIAENVRVIGKAVGEVEKAEQLVKEMEAGMERVKKAVSGVQTKPRVVAFSDQANRPFLIGKSGGGITPTLIAMAGGELVADQGGPAQTERVVALNPDVIVIIDVWGKGLENYRSILDAPAMQALPAVKNNRIIVLPAWQAFLPTDQVWVGLEALAKALHPEAFRS; encoded by the coding sequence ATGACGCGATTTCGCAGGTTTATCCTCATGCCGGGTTTGATCGCCGCTGCCATGCTGCTCGTGGCCGCATGCGGCGGCGACGACGATGACACAGGGAGCGCCGAATCAGGCAGCCGGCCGAACCCAACCGCGACAGCGCCCCTGGCCGGTGCCGCTCCTTCGCCAACGGCGACTCCCGCATCGGCGTTCCCGGTAACGATTGAGCATGAAGGCCGCTCGGTAACGATTAAGGATCGGCCGAAGCGGATCGTCGCCCTTTCGAACGACGTGGCCGACATCGCGCTGCGGCTGGCCGGCCCGGAACGGGTCGCGGCGTTGCCCGCCTCGAACGGAACTCCTTCGCTCGCGGCCGGCGCGGCGATGGCCGGGAGTGTCGCGACGAAGTTGCCGCCGGGAACGAATCCGGAGCCGGAGCAGATCCTTTCGCTGAAGCCGGACCTCGTGCTCATCACGACGCGGCATGGCGGCGAGCAGGATGCTGCCAAGCTCCTCGAACAGGTGAACGTGCCGCTCCTCATCTTTGCCCACTGGGGGAAGCCGGAGGAGATTGCGGAGAACGTCCGGGTCATTGGGAAGGCCGTCGGCGAAGTTGAGAAGGCAGAGCAGCTCGTCAAGGAGATGGAGGCGGGCATGGAGCGGGTCAAGAAGGCCGTCTCCGGCGTGCAGACGAAGCCCCGCGTGGTCGCCTTCTCCGACCAGGCGAACCGTCCGTTCCTCATCGGAAAGTCGGGCGGCGGCATTACACCGACGCTGATTGCGATGGCCGGGGGTGAGCTGGTGGCCGACCAGGGAGGCCCGGCCCAAACCGAGCGGGTCGTGGCGCTGAACCCGGACGTCATCGTCATCATCGACGTCTGGGGCAAGGGGCTGGAAAACTACCGGAGCATTCTTGACGCACCCGCCATGCAGGCGCTGCCGGCGGTGAAGAACAACCGGATCATCGTTCTGCCCGCGTGGCAGGCCTTCCTGCCCACGGACCAGGTGTGGGTGGGGCTGGAGGCGCTGGCGAAGGCGCTCCACCCGGAGGCGTTCAGGTCGTGA
- a CDS encoding ABC transporter ATP-binding protein, translating into MSEPVLLEAREVRVAYDAREILKRPSLQAAEGELIGLVGPNGAGKSTLLRVLAGLLWPSDGSVFLDGRPMAELSRRERSRLIGYVPQDVRIDFPLTAEQVVLLGRHPHSRRLSTDSAHDYALAALALERVGMAAYRDRKVSTLSGGERQLVMLARALCGEPRVLLLDEPVSALDLKHQLLALAIVRETVDEGAAGVVVLHDLNLASRFCDRVLVMHQGQIKAAGSPSEVLRPSLLREAYGVGVAVRHDDLIGRPSVVAVRHRHSKPVAVTGTEATLPRALGALFRTGCIDVVVLAPAGSAAALFAGELGLRVHDPSSALPPDLAGLTVIAVGEQAMHLPAGAGPVMRVDGPDALLELLDTVHNRPAESSVDASTGAASDFGRAILHPKLDHSEVTR; encoded by the coding sequence GTGAGCGAACCCGTTCTGCTCGAGGCGCGGGAAGTTCGCGTGGCCTACGACGCGCGCGAAATCCTGAAGCGGCCGTCGCTCCAGGCCGCTGAGGGCGAGCTGATTGGCCTGGTCGGGCCGAACGGCGCGGGGAAATCCACGCTGCTGCGGGTGCTTGCAGGGCTGCTCTGGCCTTCTGACGGGTCGGTGTTCCTGGATGGGCGGCCGATGGCGGAGCTATCGCGCCGGGAGCGTTCACGGCTCATCGGTTACGTGCCGCAGGATGTCCGAATCGACTTCCCGCTGACGGCGGAGCAGGTCGTGCTGCTCGGCCGGCACCCGCACTCCCGTCGACTCTCGACGGATTCCGCCCACGACTACGCGCTGGCAGCGCTCGCGCTCGAGCGGGTGGGGATGGCGGCCTACCGTGACCGGAAGGTTTCGACGCTCTCGGGCGGCGAGCGCCAGCTGGTCATGCTGGCCCGTGCGCTGTGCGGCGAGCCGCGGGTGCTGCTCCTCGACGAGCCGGTCTCGGCGCTCGACCTGAAGCACCAGCTCCTGGCGCTGGCAATCGTACGGGAGACGGTGGACGAGGGAGCAGCCGGTGTTGTTGTCCTGCACGACCTGAACCTGGCGTCGCGGTTCTGCGACCGGGTGCTGGTGATGCACCAGGGCCAGATCAAGGCGGCCGGGTCGCCATCGGAGGTGCTCCGACCGTCGCTCCTGAGGGAGGCGTACGGCGTCGGCGTGGCGGTGCGGCACGATGATCTCATCGGCCGGCCGTCAGTCGTGGCGGTGCGCCATCGTCACAGCAAGCCGGTAGCGGTAACGGGAACCGAGGCCACGCTGCCTCGCGCACTCGGTGCGCTCTTCCGGACCGGCTGTATCGACGTCGTCGTGCTCGCACCGGCAGGCTCGGCGGCGGCGCTTTTTGCCGGGGAGCTCGGGCTGCGGGTGCACGACCCGAGCAGCGCGCTCCCGCCGGACCTTGCCGGCCTGACCGTCATTGCGGTCGGCGAACAGGCCATGCACCTGCCTGCCGGGGCGGGACCGGTCATGCGGGTCGACGGGCCGGACGCGCTCCTGGAGCTTCTCGACACCGTTCACAACCGCCCGGCCGAGTCGAGCGTCGATGCCTCGACTGGGGCGGCGTCTGACTTCGGGCGGGCCATTCTGCATCCAAAACTCGACCATTCAGAGGTGACACGATGA